In Capsicum annuum cultivar UCD-10X-F1 unplaced genomic scaffold, UCD10Xv1.1 ctg2957, whole genome shotgun sequence, one DNA window encodes the following:
- the LOC124891048 gene encoding uncharacterized protein LOC124891048: protein MKKAYFEDRFRRKALLSQSSSDFQNGADSQASYDGPENTDYEGDFEHVNEIGHSACFVENHDRAATLLENGKYQASENKGYAGHLELVNEVGHSACFDENHERSTHLSKNGKYQAKNTGYDGNFKLVNEVGDSARFEESFDESNNGDIEVTKCGREGSSHRDVEATEYDGEDSIIFHYGRNIPIVQMFFKVFLKIWKLKQNLISMLEM from the coding sequence ATGAAAAAGGCATATTTTGAGGATCGTTTTAGAAGGAAGGCACTTCTAAGCCAGAGTTCATCCGACTTCCAGAATGGGGCTGATTCTCAAGCTAGTTATGATGGACCTGAGAATACAGATTATGAGGGGGACTTTGAGCATGTTAATGAGATTGGCCATTCTGCATGCTTTGTTGAAAATCATGACAGAGCAGCCACTTTACTGGAGAATGGAAAGTATCAAGCTAGTGAAAATAAAGGCTATGCGGGGCACTTGGAGCTTGTTAATGAAGTTGGCCATTCtgcatgttttgatgaaaatcatGAAAGATCAACCCATTTATCGAAGAATGGAAAGTATCAAGCTAAAAACACAGGCTATGATGGAAATTTCAAGCTAGTGAATGAGGTTGGTGATTCTGCACGCTTTGAGGAGAGTTTTGATGAATCAAACAATGGAGACATTGAAGTTACAAAATGTGGCAGAGAAGGATCAAGCCATAGAGACGTTGAAGCCACAGAATATGACGGAGaagatagtataattttccatTATGGACGTAATATACCAATAGTTCAGATGTTCTTCAAAGTGTTCCTAAAAATCTGGAAGCTGAAGCAAAATTTAATCTCAATGCTGGAAATGTAG